The Brassica napus cultivar Da-Ae chromosome C7, Da-Ae, whole genome shotgun sequence genome has a segment encoding these proteins:
- the LOC106436400 gene encoding protein YELLOW LEAF 1, choloroplastic isoform X2, translated as MRVVNPSLCIDGAQPLVYLPPPPPPPPRSIHFPANGKFHGRCYYPTSVSMQSQSKRSVFACKAALNAKCSQGQTQTVTRESPTITQAPTHGKEKSPKLDDGGSGFPPRDDGGGGGGGGGGESFSGGFFLFGFLMFMGYLKDLEGEHETSH; from the exons ATGCGGGTGGTGAATCCATCCTTGTGTATCGACGGTGCACAACCATTGGTGTAcctccctcctcctcctcctcctcctcctcgctCTATTCATTTTCCCGCTAATG GAAAATTCCATGGGCGTTGTTACTATCCTACGAGCGTTTCTATGCAATCCC AGAGCAAAAGATCTGTCTTTGCATGTAAAGCTGCGCTG AATGCAAAATGCAGTCAAGGGCAAACACAGACTGTTACTCGGGAATCACCGACAATTACACAAGCTCCTACACATG GAAAGGAGAAATCCCCAAAGCTTGATGACGGTGGAAGCGGGTTCCCACCCCGggatgatggtggtggtgggggCGGAGGAGGCGGTGGAGAGAGCTTCTCAGGTGGATTCTTCCTTTTCGGGTTTCTTATGTTCATGGGTTACTTGAAAGATTTGGAGGGCGAACATGAAACCAGCCACTAG
- the LOC106436400 gene encoding protein YELLOW LEAF 1, choloroplastic isoform X1: protein MRVVNPSLCIDGAQPLVYLPPPPPPPPRSIHFPANGKFHGRCYYPTSVSMQSQSQSVASTGAKRFGFSSKSKRSVFACKAALNAKCSQGQTQTVTRESPTITQAPTHGKEKSPKLDDGGSGFPPRDDGGGGGGGGGGESFSGGFFLFGFLMFMGYLKDLEGEHETSH from the exons ATGCGGGTGGTGAATCCATCCTTGTGTATCGACGGTGCACAACCATTGGTGTAcctccctcctcctcctcctcctcctcctcgctCTATTCATTTTCCCGCTAATG GAAAATTCCATGGGCGTTGTTACTATCCTACGAGCGTTTCTATGCAATCCCAGAGCCAGTCAGTTGCAAGTACAGGAGCCAAAAGATTTGGTTTCAGCTCTAAGAGCAAAAGATCTGTCTTTGCATGTAAAGCTGCGCTG AATGCAAAATGCAGTCAAGGGCAAACACAGACTGTTACTCGGGAATCACCGACAATTACACAAGCTCCTACACATG GAAAGGAGAAATCCCCAAAGCTTGATGACGGTGGAAGCGGGTTCCCACCCCGggatgatggtggtggtgggggCGGAGGAGGCGGTGGAGAGAGCTTCTCAGGTGGATTCTTCCTTTTCGGGTTTCTTATGTTCATGGGTTACTTGAAAGATTTGGAGGGCGAACATGAAACCAGCCACTAG